Proteins encoded together in one Halalkaliarchaeum sp. AArc-CO window:
- a CDS encoding ribbon-helix-helix domain-containing protein produces the protein MPKISVEVPEELLSDLDEHVGEDGKFVNRSEAIRASIRKTLDLLDDIDERHGRLEEDE, from the coding sequence ATGCCCAAGATAAGCGTCGAGGTGCCCGAAGAGCTGCTTTCCGATCTCGACGAACACGTCGGCGAGGACGGGAAGTTCGTCAACCGCAGCGAGGCGATCCGCGCGTCGATCCGGAAGACGCTGGACCTGCTGGACGACATCGACGAGCGGCACGGCCGGCTGGAGGAGGACGAGTAA
- a CDS encoding UPF0175 family protein: MKTVTTRIPEDDEEALAELEEEMSADRSEVLRRLIRQGLDDWRTQRALDQLREHRITLRKAAELADVSYVEMLTLAAEEGIDVGYTTDDLERDLNRI, translated from the coding sequence ATGAAAACGGTCACCACGCGCATTCCGGAAGACGACGAGGAGGCACTCGCCGAACTCGAGGAGGAAATGAGTGCCGACCGGTCGGAGGTTCTTCGACGACTCATCCGACAGGGCCTCGACGATTGGCGCACGCAGCGGGCACTCGACCAGCTCCGCGAGCACCGCATCACACTCCGGAAGGCGGCGGAACTCGCGGACGTCTCGTACGTCGAGATGCTGACGCTCGCCGCCGAGGAAGGGATCGACGTCGGGTACACGACCGACGACCTCGAACGGGATCTCAACCGCATCTAG
- a CDS encoding ScpA family protein produces MVESTPADVDDDEVEPVELLVQLAEEGEIEPWDIDIVTVTDAFLEKLDATDLRTSGRALFYASVLLRMKSDAMLAEDDEEDDEPEPWELAMEGGTQERSDPAFDPVDALEAEMDRRLDRKNTRGQPETLEGLVRELREAERESWWKRRREYDTSDSPSGYDRGMQTLDYHADDDARRDGEPTAGDVTARTHDEDIEEVIEGVTDALREQYAAGRGEVLFAEVRTAGGRPFMTYLSLLFMAHRGAVRLRQDELFGDLWIQDHNVTAVAEEADAVADD; encoded by the coding sequence GTGGTGGAGTCGACGCCGGCCGACGTCGACGACGACGAGGTCGAGCCGGTCGAACTCCTCGTCCAGCTCGCCGAGGAGGGCGAGATCGAGCCGTGGGACATCGACATCGTCACGGTCACCGACGCGTTCCTCGAGAAGCTCGATGCGACCGATCTGCGGACGTCGGGTCGAGCGCTGTTTTACGCCTCCGTCCTGCTGCGGATGAAAAGCGACGCGATGCTCGCCGAGGACGACGAGGAAGACGACGAGCCCGAACCGTGGGAGCTGGCGATGGAGGGTGGCACACAGGAGCGTTCGGATCCGGCGTTCGATCCGGTCGACGCGCTCGAGGCGGAGATGGACCGCCGGCTCGACAGAAAGAACACCCGTGGACAGCCGGAGACGCTCGAGGGGCTCGTCCGGGAGCTCCGCGAGGCGGAACGGGAATCGTGGTGGAAGCGTCGGCGGGAGTACGACACCAGCGACTCCCCGAGCGGCTACGACCGCGGGATGCAGACGCTGGATTACCACGCCGACGACGACGCCCGGCGGGACGGGGAGCCGACCGCGGGCGACGTGACCGCCCGGACCCACGACGAGGACATCGAAGAGGTGATCGAGGGGGTGACCGACGCGCTTCGGGAGCAGTACGCCGCCGGCCGGGGGGAAGTGCTGTTCGCGGAGGTGCGCACCGCCGGTGGACGCCCCTTTATGACGTATCTGTCGCTTCTGTTCATGGCCCACCGCGGCGCGGTCCGACTCCGGCAGGACGAGCTGTTTGGCGACCTGTGGATCCAGGATCACAACGTCACCGCCGTCGCCGAGGAGGCGGACGCTGTCGCGGATGACTAG
- a CDS encoding queuosine precursor transporter, with product MSVRSVTQDQPTLPAGAVALAALFVASLVTAQLTASKVLQFELPFALPVTGAELALPGAALAYALTFLASDCYTELYGKRAAQVLVNVGFLMNFLVLALVWSTILAPAAPSSIDPAAFETVLGASTNIVAASLLAYVVSQNYDVVVFHWIKEQTSGERLWLRNIVSTGTSQAIDTVIFVGVAFWLLPRAIGLGPVLPGDVVVALMIGQYLLKLGIAVLDTPLVYLVVGAVRRYEVSPA from the coding sequence GTGTCGGTCCGCTCGGTAACGCAGGACCAGCCGACGCTGCCCGCCGGGGCAGTCGCCCTGGCGGCGCTGTTCGTCGCGTCGCTGGTGACCGCCCAGTTGACCGCCTCGAAGGTGCTGCAGTTCGAACTCCCGTTCGCGCTGCCGGTGACCGGCGCAGAGCTCGCCTTGCCGGGGGCGGCGCTGGCGTACGCCCTGACGTTCCTGGCGTCGGACTGTTACACGGAGCTGTACGGCAAGCGGGCGGCGCAGGTGCTCGTGAACGTCGGCTTCCTGATGAACTTCCTCGTGCTCGCGCTTGTGTGGAGCACGATCCTGGCGCCGGCGGCGCCCTCGAGCATCGACCCGGCGGCGTTCGAGACGGTACTTGGCGCTTCGACGAACATCGTCGCCGCCAGCCTGCTCGCGTACGTGGTGAGCCAGAACTACGACGTGGTGGTGTTCCACTGGATCAAAGAGCAGACCAGCGGAGAGCGGCTCTGGCTGCGCAACATCGTCTCGACCGGGACGAGCCAGGCGATCGACACGGTGATCTTCGTCGGCGTGGCGTTCTGGCTGCTCCCCCGCGCGATCGGACTCGGGCCGGTGCTCCCGGGCGACGTCGTCGTCGCGCTGATGATCGGCCAGTACCTGTTGAAGCTCGGGATCGCGGTGCTGGACACGCCGCTCGTCTATCTCGTGGTCGGTGCGGTACGTCGGTACGAGGTTTCGCCGGCGTGA
- a CDS encoding S-methyl-5-thioribose-1-phosphate isomerase: protein MRTIDWDDDRDCIEMVDQTKLPTEYTTDHAETVPELVESIEILRVRGAPALGAAGAFGVALAARRTDADSLEEFEQAVREDADAIASARPTAVNLSREVETVLGELHGCESIAEARRRTLAAAKDVADADVERNRTIGKHGAELFADGDTVMTHCNAGALATVDWGTALGVVYSAHEAGKSVDVIANETRPLNQGSRITTVELQERDVEVTLIPDNASGLCMQRGLVDAVVVGADRVVLDGGEAFLAGTDETSPQGAVFNKIGTYKHAVLADRHDIPFVVAAPHSTVDTELSATDVEIEQRDPAELREIYGRQNAPEDVPVFNPAFDPTPMELVDYLVTETGVYEPPLDRSDFERAPEPESST from the coding sequence ATGCGCACCATCGACTGGGACGACGACCGGGACTGCATCGAGATGGTCGATCAGACGAAGCTTCCGACCGAGTACACGACCGATCACGCCGAGACCGTACCGGAGCTGGTCGAGAGCATCGAGATCCTTCGCGTCAGGGGTGCGCCCGCACTGGGGGCCGCCGGGGCGTTCGGGGTGGCGCTTGCCGCCCGGCGCACCGACGCCGACTCCCTCGAGGAGTTCGAGCAGGCCGTCCGCGAGGACGCCGACGCGATCGCCAGCGCTCGACCGACGGCCGTCAACCTCTCGCGGGAGGTCGAGACGGTTCTCGGGGAACTCCACGGCTGTGAGTCGATCGCGGAGGCACGACGGCGGACGCTGGCGGCGGCGAAGGACGTCGCCGACGCCGACGTCGAGCGCAACCGAACGATCGGGAAACACGGGGCAGAACTGTTCGCGGACGGCGACACCGTGATGACCCACTGCAACGCGGGCGCGCTGGCGACCGTCGACTGGGGGACCGCACTGGGTGTGGTGTACTCGGCCCACGAGGCAGGCAAGAGCGTCGACGTGATCGCAAACGAGACCCGACCCCTCAACCAGGGCTCCCGGATCACCACCGTCGAACTACAGGAACGGGACGTGGAAGTGACGCTGATCCCCGACAACGCAAGCGGGTTGTGCATGCAGCGAGGGTTAGTAGACGCCGTAGTCGTCGGCGCCGATCGGGTGGTGCTCGATGGCGGCGAAGCGTTCCTCGCCGGGACAGACGAGACATCGCCACAGGGCGCAGTCTTCAACAAGATCGGGACGTACAAACACGCGGTCCTGGCGGATCGCCACGACATCCCGTTCGTGGTGGCGGCGCCGCACTCGACGGTCGACACCGAACTGAGCGCCACAGACGTCGAGATCGAACAGCGGGATCCCGCAGAGCTGCGGGAGATCTACGGGCGCCAGAACGCCCCCGAGGACGTGCCGGTGTTCAATCCGGCGTTCGATCCGACGCCGATGGAGCTCGTCGACTACCTCGTCACGGAGACCGGGGTGTACGAGCCACCGCTGGATCGAAGCGACTTCGAGCGGGCCCCCGAACCGGAATCGAGCACTTGA
- a CDS encoding glutaredoxin family protein, with translation MGDRDDETEAADSTGAEGSAVDVTVYTREDCHLCEEAIEAIRQVAADVGVGVAIDEIDVEEDEELEAEYGDRVPYVLVDGQPAYKYRVDTFDLRRRLRDRTTS, from the coding sequence ATGGGGGATCGAGACGACGAAACAGAGGCCGCCGACTCTACGGGCGCCGAAGGCTCCGCGGTCGACGTCACGGTTTACACGCGGGAGGACTGCCACCTGTGTGAGGAGGCGATCGAGGCGATCCGGCAGGTCGCCGCCGACGTCGGCGTGGGTGTCGCGATCGACGAAATCGACGTCGAGGAAGACGAGGAGCTCGAAGCGGAGTACGGCGATCGGGTTCCGTACGTTCTCGTGGACGGCCAGCCCGCCTACAAGTACCGGGTGGACACCTTCGACCTCCGGCGACGGCTTCGCGACCGCACCACGAGCTGA
- a CDS encoding CRISPR-associated protein Cas4 produces MPGPLPSVSGTGSDETVTFGDLSRGAYCPRQLYHARRADDREPPPEATDRIDLAFRYPSLRCAADRELREAPIDLQPDDYRRNLARLESRDDWDDLASPSRTRVLLSGKDCRGIAHKVVGDPAVPTIVSPGSPPEDGTWNHHRVRAVAAAKALAWEQKRAVPRALVEYPAHGVVRTVELTTRAKAAYRSALRTVRAIDGPPPRVNDARCEGCEYSGECGTRTRSLRSLLGL; encoded by the coding sequence ATGCCGGGACCACTCCCCAGCGTGAGCGGAACCGGGTCCGACGAAACAGTGACGTTCGGCGATCTCTCGCGGGGGGCCTACTGCCCACGACAGCTGTATCACGCCCGACGGGCGGACGACAGGGAGCCACCGCCGGAAGCGACCGACCGGATCGATCTCGCCTTCCGGTATCCGTCGCTGCGTTGCGCCGCCGACCGGGAGCTTCGGGAGGCCCCGATCGATCTCCAACCGGATGACTACCGTCGGAACCTCGCCCGGCTCGAATCACGCGACGACTGGGACGACCTGGCGTCGCCGTCCCGGACCCGGGTGTTGCTGTCGGGGAAGGACTGTCGGGGGATCGCCCACAAGGTCGTCGGTGATCCGGCAGTGCCGACGATCGTTTCTCCCGGATCACCCCCCGAGGACGGAACGTGGAACCACCATCGGGTGCGTGCGGTCGCCGCCGCCAAGGCGCTCGCGTGGGAACAAAAGCGGGCGGTCCCGAGGGCGCTGGTGGAGTATCCGGCCCACGGCGTCGTGCGGACGGTCGAACTCACGACGCGCGCGAAGGCGGCGTACCGCTCGGCGCTCCGAACCGTCCGGGCCATCGACGGCCCACCGCCGCGGGTCAACGACGCCCGGTGTGAGGGGTGTGAGTACAGCGGAGAGTGTGGCACCCGAACCCGATCGCTCCGGTCGCTGCTCGGGCTGTGA
- a CDS encoding class II aldolase/adducin family protein, which produces MLASERETVAEHARRLAGLTPGRTGNLSARREDRMAITPSGVPYGEIDTGDVPVVSLDGEVLWGDIAPSSETPMHRRIYERFEPGAIVHTHSPWATTLAVLGEPLPPVHYMIALAGETVPVAPYATYGTEQLADNAVEAMENTGSDACLLANHGLVATGEDVPGAVETAVAVESVAEVYCRARSIGEPEVLSSDDIEAAAQKFEEYGPDEGSG; this is translated from the coding sequence ATGCTCGCCTCGGAACGCGAAACGGTCGCCGAGCACGCGCGCCGACTGGCCGGGCTTACTCCCGGTCGCACGGGGAACCTCAGCGCCCGGCGCGAGGACCGAATGGCGATCACTCCCTCGGGTGTTCCGTACGGGGAGATCGACACTGGTGACGTCCCGGTCGTCTCCCTCGACGGAGAGGTACTGTGGGGCGATATCGCACCCTCGAGCGAGACGCCGATGCACCGGCGGATCTACGAGCGGTTCGAGCCCGGGGCGATCGTCCACACCCACTCGCCGTGGGCGACGACCCTCGCGGTGCTCGGAGAACCGCTCCCGCCGGTTCACTACATGATCGCGCTGGCCGGCGAGACCGTGCCGGTTGCGCCGTACGCGACCTACGGGACCGAACAGCTCGCGGACAACGCGGTCGAGGCGATGGAGAACACCGGAAGCGACGCCTGCCTGCTCGCGAACCACGGGCTCGTCGCGACGGGCGAGGACGTCCCGGGCGCCGTCGAGACGGCCGTGGCCGTCGAATCGGTCGCGGAGGTGTACTGTCGGGCGCGGTCGATCGGCGAACCAGAGGTGCTGTCGTCGGACGACATCGAGGCGGCTGCACAGAAGTTCGAGGAGTACGGCCCCGACGAAGGTAGCGGGTAG
- a CDS encoding 23S rRNA (uridine(2552)-2'-O)-methyltransferase — MAGKDHYYNKAKQEGYRTRAAYKLLQIDETADLFSGGETVVDLGAAPGGWLQVAAELVGDAGTVVGVDFQRIREFDDEELESEARIETIRGDMTDERTRDRLRDAVGEGGADVVVSDMAPNMTGEYSLDQARSVHLARQAFETALELLAPGGDLVVKVFEGRDLEDLKADIDAEFEYVRVVSPDASRDSSSEVYLVAKGRITAPVEAGDRLTVEITDTGREGDGIAKVDGYTLFVPGGERGETVEVVVEDVKPRFGFAERVDG; from the coding sequence ATGGCAGGCAAGGATCACTACTACAACAAGGCCAAACAGGAGGGCTACCGGACCCGGGCCGCCTACAAACTCCTGCAGATCGACGAGACCGCCGATCTCTTTTCGGGCGGGGAGACGGTCGTGGACCTCGGGGCGGCGCCGGGCGGGTGGCTCCAGGTCGCCGCGGAACTCGTCGGCGACGCCGGGACCGTCGTCGGCGTCGACTTCCAGCGGATCCGGGAGTTCGACGACGAGGAACTGGAAAGCGAGGCCCGGATCGAGACGATCCGCGGGGACATGACCGACGAGCGGACCCGCGACCGGCTTCGGGACGCCGTCGGCGAGGGCGGCGCGGACGTCGTCGTCTCCGACATGGCGCCGAACATGACTGGCGAGTACTCGCTGGATCAGGCCCGGTCGGTTCACCTGGCCCGCCAGGCGTTCGAGACCGCCCTCGAACTGCTCGCGCCCGGCGGGGACCTCGTCGTCAAGGTGTTCGAGGGACGGGACCTCGAGGATCTCAAAGCGGATATCGACGCCGAGTTCGAGTACGTCCGGGTGGTCTCGCCGGACGCCTCCCGGGACTCCTCCTCGGAGGTGTATCTCGTGGCGAAAGGTCGGATCACCGCGCCCGTCGAGGCGGGGGATCGGCTCACAGTCGAAATCACCGACACTGGACGCGAGGGCGACGGTATTGCGAAGGTCGACGGCTACACGCTGTTCGTTCCCGGAGGGGAGCGCGGGGAAACCGTCGAGGTAGTCGTCGAGGACGTCAAGCCTCGGTTCGGGTTCGCCGAACGCGTCGACGGCTGA
- the smc gene encoding chromosome segregation protein SMC yields MHIKELVLDDFKSFGRPTRIPFYEDFTVITGPNGSGKSNIIDAVLFALGLARTRGIRAKKLTDLIYNPGHEDDANSAGPNEASVTVVLNNEDRTLSREQVVTAAGSDRIGDVDEITIKRRVKETEDNYYSYYYLNERSVNLSDIRDLLSQAGITPEGYNVVMQGDVTEIINMTPYQRRGIIDEIAGVAEFDAKKEDAFEELETVESRIGEADLRIEEKQDRLDQLEDEREAALEYESLREEKAEYEGYLEAAELEEKRGTLEGTEKKIEANEQTRDELQAELDERQTRVDELEAELEELNREVERKGEDEQLRIKSEIEEVKGEISRLEGKIETATERIEDAETERREAFVQIDRKEERLEELEGEIRELKVEKASVKREIGEKQSELAEIEAEIDSEDTEFDELKADLADRKQRLEELKDEANDLQREKDRLLDDARRRSNELAEAREELETAHEKIPELKARRSELHGELDTAERNLRTIEGTIEELQAEKAELSAELEEVEGELREKQTEYAELEARADREGDSSWPRSVTTILNADVSGVHGAVGDLGAVDSEYAVACETAAGGRLANVVVDDDGVGATCIDYLKSRNAGRATFLPITEMETRSLPREPSHPGVVDFARNLVDYDAEYEGIFSYVLGSTLVVEDMDTARDLMGDYRMVTLEGDLVERSGAMTGGSGGGSRYSFSKSGKGKLERLAEEISELEDRRRDVESEIREIEGDVDDARDRKTDAADRVRAVEGDIEDAEAELGRQDDRIDELEGRIDELEAERESVDEQMNELEAELSDVQDERAEVEGEIAELESELADSRIPELTDRADEVRAEIDDLESKMDDLDGRLNERTVEVEYVEESIEELQGTVETARERKADAESDIESYEERIEEKQDTLEEKRAAIEELEGELVDLKEERTDLREELRGAERARNEQRERVSEIESTLSDLRGTKERLEWEIEELEAAVGDYDPEEIPDHDELEARIDQLEEEMTSLEPVNMLAIDEYDEVESELETMTERRDVLIEERDGIEERIDQYETQKKQTFMEAFDAIDGEFQNVFSRLSDGSGELVLEDPEDPFEGGLTMKARPADKPVQRLDAMSGGEKSLTALSFIFAIQRHNPAPFYALDEIDAFLDAVNAERVGEMVDDLAGDAQFVVVSHRSALLERSERAIGVTMQQDNVSAVTGLQFGEESGESAEESGEVSAGD; encoded by the coding sequence ATGCACATCAAAGAGCTCGTACTGGACGATTTCAAGAGCTTCGGACGACCGACGCGTATCCCCTTTTACGAGGATTTCACGGTGATCACCGGGCCGAACGGCTCGGGCAAGTCGAACATCATCGACGCGGTGTTGTTCGCGCTGGGACTCGCCCGGACGCGGGGGATCCGTGCGAAGAAGCTGACGGACCTCATCTACAACCCCGGCCACGAGGACGACGCGAACTCTGCCGGGCCGAACGAGGCGTCGGTGACGGTGGTGTTGAACAACGAGGACCGCACCCTCTCGCGGGAGCAGGTGGTTACGGCCGCAGGCAGCGACCGGATCGGCGACGTCGACGAGATCACGATCAAGCGTCGGGTGAAGGAGACCGAGGACAACTACTACTCCTACTACTACCTCAACGAGCGCTCGGTGAACCTCTCGGACATCCGCGATCTGCTCTCGCAGGCGGGTATCACTCCGGAGGGGTACAACGTCGTGATGCAGGGCGACGTCACCGAGATCATCAACATGACTCCCTACCAGCGTCGGGGGATTATCGACGAGATCGCCGGCGTCGCGGAGTTCGACGCAAAAAAGGAGGACGCCTTCGAGGAGCTGGAGACCGTCGAGTCCCGGATCGGCGAGGCCGACCTCCGGATCGAGGAGAAGCAGGACCGGCTCGACCAGCTGGAGGACGAGCGGGAGGCCGCCCTCGAATACGAGTCGCTGCGCGAGGAGAAAGCGGAGTACGAGGGCTACCTCGAGGCGGCCGAACTCGAGGAAAAGCGGGGCACTCTCGAGGGAACCGAAAAGAAGATCGAGGCGAACGAACAGACCCGCGATGAGCTGCAGGCGGAACTCGACGAGCGCCAGACTCGGGTCGACGAACTCGAGGCGGAGCTCGAGGAGCTCAACCGCGAGGTCGAGCGGAAAGGCGAAGACGAGCAGCTCCGGATCAAAAGCGAGATCGAGGAGGTCAAAGGCGAGATCTCCCGGCTCGAAGGGAAGATCGAAACCGCAACCGAGCGGATCGAGGACGCAGAAACCGAGCGCAGGGAGGCGTTCGTCCAGATCGACCGCAAGGAGGAGCGGCTCGAGGAGCTGGAAGGGGAGATCCGCGAGCTGAAAGTCGAGAAGGCGTCCGTAAAGCGGGAGATCGGCGAAAAGCAGTCGGAACTCGCCGAGATCGAAGCCGAGATCGACTCGGAGGACACCGAGTTCGACGAGCTGAAGGCCGATCTGGCCGACCGCAAACAGCGGCTCGAGGAACTCAAAGACGAGGCGAACGACCTCCAGCGGGAGAAGGACCGCCTGCTCGACGACGCCAGACGGCGATCCAACGAGCTCGCGGAGGCGCGCGAGGAGCTCGAGACAGCCCACGAGAAGATCCCCGAACTGAAGGCCCGCAGGTCGGAGCTGCACGGCGAACTCGACACCGCAGAGCGGAACCTGCGGACGATCGAGGGGACGATCGAGGAGCTGCAGGCCGAGAAAGCGGAGCTGTCGGCGGAACTCGAGGAGGTCGAAGGCGAGCTCCGGGAGAAACAGACCGAGTACGCCGAACTCGAGGCGCGCGCGGACCGCGAGGGCGACAGCTCCTGGCCGCGGTCGGTCACGACGATCCTGAACGCGGACGTCTCCGGCGTCCACGGCGCGGTCGGCGACCTCGGCGCGGTCGACTCGGAGTACGCCGTCGCCTGCGAAACCGCTGCCGGCGGCCGACTCGCGAACGTCGTCGTCGACGACGACGGCGTCGGGGCGACCTGCATCGACTACCTCAAGTCGCGCAACGCGGGGCGGGCGACGTTCCTGCCGATCACGGAGATGGAAACCCGGAGTCTGCCCCGAGAGCCCTCCCATCCCGGCGTCGTCGACTTCGCGCGCAACCTCGTCGACTACGACGCCGAGTACGAGGGGATCTTCTCGTATGTGCTCGGCTCCACGCTGGTCGTCGAGGACATGGATACGGCCCGGGATCTGATGGGAGACTACCGGATGGTGACCCTCGAGGGCGACCTCGTCGAACGGTCGGGCGCGATGACCGGCGGGTCGGGCGGCGGCTCCAGATACTCCTTCAGCAAGTCCGGGAAGGGGAAGCTCGAACGGCTCGCAGAGGAGATTTCCGAGCTCGAGGATCGACGTCGGGACGTGGAGTCGGAGATCCGCGAAATCGAAGGCGACGTCGACGACGCCCGCGACCGGAAGACGGACGCCGCAGACCGGGTCCGAGCGGTCGAGGGCGACATCGAGGACGCCGAGGCGGAACTCGGCCGGCAGGACGACCGGATCGACGAGCTGGAAGGGCGGATCGACGAGCTGGAGGCCGAACGGGAGTCGGTCGACGAGCAGATGAACGAACTGGAGGCGGAGCTGTCCGACGTCCAGGACGAGCGGGCCGAGGTCGAAGGCGAGATCGCGGAGCTCGAGTCCGAACTCGCCGACTCGCGGATCCCGGAGCTCACCGACCGCGCAGACGAGGTGCGCGCCGAGATCGACGACCTCGAGTCGAAGATGGACGACCTCGACGGCCGGCTCAACGAAAGGACCGTCGAGGTCGAGTACGTCGAGGAGTCGATCGAGGAGCTGCAGGGGACCGTCGAGACCGCCCGAGAACGGAAGGCGGACGCCGAATCCGACATCGAGAGCTACGAGGAACGGATCGAGGAAAAGCAGGACACACTCGAGGAAAAGCGGGCGGCGATCGAGGAGCTCGAAGGGGAGCTCGTCGACCTGAAAGAGGAGCGCACCGATCTCCGGGAGGAGCTTCGGGGGGCGGAACGCGCCCGGAACGAACAGCGCGAACGCGTCTCGGAGATCGAGTCGACGCTGTCGGACTTGCGGGGGACCAAAGAGCGGCTCGAATGGGAGATCGAGGAGCTCGAGGCGGCCGTCGGCGACTACGACCCCGAGGAGATCCCCGATCACGACGAACTCGAGGCACGGATCGACCAGCTGGAAGAGGAAATGACGTCGCTGGAGCCGGTAAACATGCTCGCGATCGACGAGTACGACGAGGTGGAGTCGGAGCTGGAGACGATGACCGAGCGCCGGGACGTGCTAATCGAGGAGCGAGACGGCATCGAAGAGCGGATCGACCAGTACGAAACACAGAAAAAGCAGACGTTCATGGAGGCGTTCGATGCGATCGACGGCGAGTTCCAGAACGTCTTCTCCCGGCTGTCGGACGGCTCTGGCGAACTCGTCCTGGAGGATCCCGAGGACCCGTTCGAGGGCGGACTGACGATGAAGGCCCGCCCGGCGGACAAGCCGGTCCAGCGGCTCGACGCGATGTCCGGCGGCGAGAAGTCGCTGACGGCGCTGTCGTTCATCTTCGCGATTCAGCGACACAACCCCGCGCCGTTTTACGCACTCGACGAGATCGACGCGTTCCTCGACGCGGTCAACGCCGAACGCGTCGGGGAGATGGTCGACGATCTGGCCGGTGACGCCCAGTTCGTCGTCGTCTCGCACCGCTCGGCGCTGCTGGAACGCTCCGAACGCGCGATCGGCGTGACCATGCAACAGGACAACGTCAGCGCCGTCACCGGCCTGCAGTTCGGCGAGGAGTCCGGGGAGAGCGCCGAGGAGTCCGGGGAGGTGAGTGCCGGTGACTAG
- a CDS encoding GNAT family N-acetyltransferase → MRDDSNAKRAFEALPSDVTIRCADPTELLGVVRVLDGGALETDLEAIRRRLRADPPLVFVAVAEAESSESSMERVVGALVLNPLQTSSPGDFEIEQVAVRRRRRGRGIGRALVEAACGFAREQAPPDATVTVTASFDRTVRPFYEACGFEIVDDPDLESGDGSPDTAEEPLESGDGSRTDRLRARRRTDIR, encoded by the coding sequence ATGAGGGACGACTCCAACGCAAAACGGGCTTTTGAAGCACTCCCCTCCGATGTGACGATCAGGTGTGCCGACCCGACGGAGCTGCTGGGTGTCGTGCGCGTCCTCGACGGGGGCGCGCTCGAGACCGATCTCGAGGCGATTCGACGCCGGTTACGGGCCGATCCGCCCCTGGTGTTCGTCGCGGTCGCCGAAGCCGAGTCGTCGGAGTCGTCGATGGAACGCGTCGTGGGCGCGCTGGTTTTGAACCCACTTCAGACGTCGTCTCCCGGGGACTTCGAGATCGAGCAGGTCGCGGTCCGCCGCCGTCGGCGAGGACGGGGGATCGGCCGGGCGCTCGTCGAGGCCGCCTGTGGGTTCGCGAGGGAACAGGCGCCACCGGACGCGACGGTCACGGTGACAGCGAGCTTCGACCGGACTGTCCGGCCCTTTTATGAGGCGTGTGGGTTCGAGATCGTCGACGATCCGGACCTCGAGTCCGGCGACGGTTCCCCCGATACCGCTGAGGAACCTCTCGAGTCCGGCGACGGATCCCGAACGGATCGGCTCCGGGCCCGTCGGCGGACCGACATCCGGTAA
- a CDS encoding bZIP transcription factor, with protein sequence MSNRVEDLERQVQELQAAVNGLTEELVETKARLQDLEAAEREEPEPPAEPSEVPAERTTKSDVHADVVEANPEAKPAEESDADAAADSDAAAEDGSEESVEAAKSEEPDESSGDGESEESDIIVA encoded by the coding sequence CTGGAACGCCAGGTGCAGGAGCTTCAGGCCGCAGTCAACGGACTGACCGAGGAGTTGGTGGAGACGAAAGCACGCCTCCAGGACCTCGAGGCGGCCGAACGGGAGGAACCTGAACCGCCGGCGGAGCCTTCGGAGGTTCCCGCGGAACGGACGACAAAAAGCGACGTCCACGCCGATGTCGTCGAGGCGAACCCCGAGGCGAAGCCTGCCGAGGAGTCCGACGCGGACGCGGCCGCCGACAGCGATGCAGCCGCCGAGGACGGCTCGGAGGAATCGGTCGAAGCAGCTAAATCCGAGGAGCCTGACGAATCGAGCGGAGATGGGGAGTCGGAGGAGAGCGACATAATCGTCGCGTAA